One Candidatus Korarchaeum sp. DNA segment encodes these proteins:
- a CDS encoding KaiC domain-containing protein gives MTVERVKTGIPGFDELVDGGIPRRNIVLLSGGPGTGKTIFSQQFLHYGLTLGEPGVLVTLEEHPVQVRREMAAFGWDVRKYEEEGSFAIVDAFTGGIGEAARRERFVVRSVDDVGEFMDVLREALRDTKAQRAAIDSVSTLYLTRPVTARNVLMQLKRVLSGLGVTALLVSQVSVTERGFGGPGVEHASDGIIRLDLDEVNGELVRSLIIWKMRGTRHDMRRHPFEITDDGIRVHPDRILRERSLRGD, from the coding sequence ATGACGGTGGAGAGGGTCAAAACCGGAATACCCGGCTTCGATGAGCTCGTGGACGGAGGCATACCCAGGAGGAACATAGTGCTGCTATCAGGAGGCCCCGGGACGGGGAAGACGATATTCAGCCAGCAGTTCCTTCACTACGGGCTAACACTAGGCGAACCCGGGGTCTTAGTGACGTTAGAGGAACACCCGGTCCAGGTTAGGAGGGAGATGGCGGCCTTCGGATGGGACGTGAGGAAATACGAGGAGGAGGGGAGCTTCGCCATAGTCGATGCTTTCACCGGTGGCATAGGGGAGGCTGCGAGGAGGGAGAGGTTCGTGGTTAGGAGCGTTGATGATGTAGGGGAGTTCATGGACGTTTTAAGGGAAGCTCTGAGGGATACTAAAGCCCAGAGGGCAGCTATAGACTCCGTATCAACTCTCTACCTCACCAGACCCGTCACAGCTAGGAACGTCCTGATGCAACTCAAGAGGGTCCTCTCGGGACTGGGGGTAACGGCCCTGCTGGTCTCTCAGGTCAGCGTGACCGAGAGGGGTTTCGGAGGTCCCGGGGTCGAGCACGCCAGCGATGGGATAATAAGGCTGGATTTAGATGAGGTCAATGGGGAACTCGTGAGGAGCCTCATAATATGGAAGATGAGGGGTACGAGGCACGATATGAGGAGACACCCGTTCGAGATAACTGATGATGGTATAAGAGTTCACCCGGATAGGATTCTGAGGGAGAGGAGCTTGAGAGGTGATTGA
- a CDS encoding transcriptional regulator gives MIDVSEEIPLKPVGKEDVRKLELALLLGTLLRPDVLEKVRSSEDRLTWLDSLVVAAGALARERAGYSASKIADELGRTEATIRNHLTGKTEAGKLVRETYDGIRSKGVLEIPMVSQRELEELRERIRRYEDLLRELEERMKELEDLMLRMKELFSKFGPS, from the coding sequence GTGATTGATGTGAGTGAGGAGATTCCACTCAAACCCGTTGGTAAGGAGGACGTTAGGAAGCTGGAGTTAGCCCTCCTGCTCGGTACGCTACTCAGGCCCGATGTGCTGGAGAAGGTCAGGAGCTCCGAGGACAGGTTGACTTGGCTGGACTCACTGGTAGTGGCAGCAGGCGCGTTAGCTAGGGAGAGAGCTGGTTACAGCGCTTCTAAGATAGCTGATGAGCTCGGTAGGACCGAAGCGACCATCAGGAACCACTTGACCGGTAAGACTGAAGCTGGGAAGCTAGTGAGGGAGACTTACGATGGGATAAGGAGCAAGGGAGTTCTTGAGATACCTATGGTATCTCAGAGGGAGCTCGAGGAACTCAGGGAGAGGATCAGGAGGTACGAGGATTTGCTCAGGGAGCTGGAAGAGAGAATGAAGGAGTTGGAGGATCTGATGCTGAGGATGAAGGAACTATTTAGCAAATTCGGTCCCAGCTAA